A region from the Roseofilum capinflatum BLCC-M114 genome encodes:
- a CDS encoding LmeA family phospholipid-binding protein, whose product MFTGVTGFFGSPGNTDMGERLLNTVASQSIRHLFTRSESIEVSIRCYPSSKILQGAIDGLQMQGRGLLIRNDFPMEEMSFQTDAVALDFSALLGGKLRLKQPTQAVAQITLSEAGINQSFQAKLVTKRLENLTQPTLTEVSGGNPVSFKEVSVELLPNHQIRLLAKTDVGGGELIPIAMKATLVVERRRRIIFSDAQFEEDRIPPELCDRAQTLTQALADILNDMVDLDRFDLDGVTLRINRLETQGKNLLFSGYAQIDHFPDT is encoded by the coding sequence ATGTTTACTGGCGTCACCGGTTTCTTTGGCAGTCCTGGAAATACAGATATGGGAGAGAGGCTCCTCAATACCGTGGCGAGCCAGTCGATTCGTCATCTGTTCACCCGCAGTGAATCGATTGAGGTGTCGATTCGCTGTTATCCATCTAGCAAAATTCTACAAGGAGCGATCGATGGTTTGCAAATGCAAGGCCGGGGCTTACTCATTCGCAATGACTTTCCTATGGAGGAGATGTCGTTTCAAACGGATGCTGTAGCCCTTGATTTTAGCGCTCTGCTTGGGGGGAAATTGCGCTTGAAGCAACCCACTCAGGCTGTTGCCCAAATCACCCTATCTGAAGCTGGCATTAACCAGTCCTTCCAGGCAAAATTGGTGACGAAACGGTTGGAGAATCTAACTCAACCTACCTTAACTGAAGTGTCTGGAGGAAATCCGGTTTCGTTTAAAGAGGTTTCGGTTGAGTTACTTCCCAATCATCAAATTCGATTATTGGCGAAAACGGATGTGGGAGGAGGTGAGCTGATTCCGATTGCCATGAAAGCTACGTTAGTGGTGGAACGTCGCCGACGCATCATTTTTAGCGACGCTCAGTTTGAAGAAGATCGTATTCCCCCAGAACTATGCGATCGCGCTCAAACCTTAACCCAAGCTCTAGCTGACATCTTGAATGATATGGTTGATCTAGATCGATTTGACCTCGATGGTGTTACCTTGCGGATTAATCGCCTAGAAACTCAAGGTAAAAATCTATTGTTTAGTGGTTATGCTCAAATCGATCATTTTCCCGATACTTAG